From a single Vitis vinifera cultivar Pinot Noir 40024 chromosome 18, ASM3070453v1 genomic region:
- the LOC100240915 gene encoding protein PIGMENT DEFECTIVE 338, chloroplastic, which translates to MPIVLAHPSNSLSFRFSSHPPLNSNISFTSFHNTPKLPLRKPQSKTLVSPKNSPVWRTTQISFCSPNDIFYDISSTQLPETPEIDGVQDIEELELLGKPSPVPLNNGSASDIDSELKKPDKDEALAPFLKFFKPRESSEEANGASGEDGSEISESGSTKLVSVEYYEPKPGDFVVGVVVSGNENKLDVNVGADLLGTMLTKEVLPLYDKEMEYLLCDVEKDAEEFMVHGKMSIVRNDDALSRVPMQGSPVVETGTVLFAEVLGRTLSGRPLLSTRRFFRRIAWHRVRQIKQLNEPIEVRITEWNTGGLLTRIEGLRAFLPKAELLNRVKSFTELKENVGRRLYVQITRIDEAKNDLILSEKDAWEKSHLQEGTLLEGTVKKIFPYGAQIMIGESNRSGLLHISNITRARVTSVSDLLTVDEKVKVMVVKSMFPNKIALSIADLESEPGLFLSNKEKVFSDAEEMAKKYRQKLPAVTATRKLEPLPTDALPFHDEASLYANWRWFKFERDDGPN; encoded by the exons ATGCCAATAGTCCTTGCCCATCCCTCCAATTCCCTCTCTTTTCGCTTCTCATCTCATCCACCTCTAAATTCCAACATCTCGTTTACTTCCTTCCACAACACACCCAAATTACCACTTCGAAAACCCCAATCAAAAACCCTAGTTTCTCCTAAGAATTCGCCCGTTTGGAGAACAACCCAAATCTCCTTTTGCTCCCCAAACgacattttttatgatatttcgAGTACCCAGCTGCCGGAAACCCCAGAAATTGATGGGGTTCAAGATATTGAAGAGCTTGAATTGTTGGGTAAGCCTTCTCCGGTGCCTTTAAACAATGGTTCTGCTTCAGATATTGATTCTGAATTGAAAAAGCCTGATAAAGATGAGGCATTAGCACCTTTTTTAAAGTTCTTTAAGCCTAGGGAGAGTTCAGAGGAGGCCAACGGAGCATCTGGGGAAGATGGCAGTGAGATAAGTGAGAGCGGGTCTACTAAACTGGTGTCTGTGGAGTATTATGAGCCAAAACCTGGTGATTTTGTAGTGGGTGTGGTTGTTTCAGGGAATGAGAACAAGCTTGATGTGAATGTTGGGGCAGACCTTCTGGGCACAATGCTGACCAAGGAGGTGCTTCCTTTGTATGACAAAGAGATGGAATACTTGTTGTGTGATGTGGAGAAAGATGCTGAGGAGTTTATGGTTCATGGGAAAATGAGCATCGTTAGGAATGATGATGCATTGAGTAGGGTACCTATGCAAGGGAGCCCTGTTGTGGAGACTGGCACCGTTTTGTTTGCTGAGGTTCTTGGAAGAACTCTCAGTGGCCGGCCTTTGCTTTCTACACGGCGGTTCTTTCGGAGGATTGCCTGGCATCGAGTGAGGCAG ATAAAACAACTCAATGAACCTATCGAGGTTAGAATAACAGAGTGGAATACTGGTGGTCTTCTGACAAGAATTGAG GGTTTACGAGCTTTTCTTCCTAAGGCTGAGTTGTTGAATAGAGTTAAAAGCTTTACCGAGTTGAAAGAAAAT GTTGGACGCCGACTATATGTGCAGATTACTAGAATAGATGAAGCTAAGAATGACTTAATACTCAGTGAGAAGGATGCTTGG GAAAAGTCTCACCTTCAAGAGGGAACACTTCTAGAAGGAACTGTTAAGAAAATTTTTCCATATGGAGCTCAAATAATGATTGGTGAAAGTAATAGAAG TGGGTTGCTGCATATCTCAAACATCACTCGTGCCCGAGTTACTTCTGTCAGTGATTTGCTAACAGTTGATGAGAAGGTTAAAGTTATGGTAGTAAAGTCCATGTTTCCCAACAAAATAGCTCTCAG TATTGCTGACCTCGAAAGTGAGCCTGGTCTATTTCTATCAAACAAAGAG AAAGTTTTTTCTGATGCTGAAGAAATGGCAAAAAAGTATAGGCAAAAGCTGCCAGCAGTTACAGCAACTCGTAAGTTAGAACCTCTTCCAACTGATGCTCTACCTTTTCATGACGAAGCAAGTTTGTATGCAAATTGGAGATGGTTCAAATTTGAAAGGGATGATGGACCAAACTGA